TTATCCTGCCAGTGTGTTTAGGGCGGACATGCTGCTGGCCGCATTGACAAGCGACTCTTATTTATTTCAAAGGGAGGTTCGCGGATACTCGCCTGAGCAAATCCTCGAGGAGCTCTACCTCACGTTCATATCCATTCATCATTGACGGTCATTACCTGCATCATCTATGGGTCCCGACAACTATAAAGCCCTCTCTATGACACCGGCACCGATGCGGAGTTCACGAAAGGGCTTTTGCTATTGGCGATGTTATGCACGTTACTTTATACATACATGTATGGTTTACTGCATTCTTTGCATGTGAGTCTTATTCTTTGCTTCCGAATCTTTTCAAATTTCTTGCGCGGGCTCGTTCGATCTCTATTTCCCGATTGCGGGGCTCTGCTTGAGTAATTAACGTATCCATCAATGTGCGCGCAGCGGCAGCCACCTCATTCACGGCGTGATGGAACGCCTCCTCATTCACCTTGGACGGCTGCTGAAACCCAGAAATTTTCCTTACAAATTGGAGCGAAGCTGCTTGAATCTCCTCATCGGTAGCGGGAGGGGCAAAATTAAATAGCGGCTTGATATTACGGCACATAGCGTTCTCCTTTCGTGTACAGCCTGCAGGCTCTCGTTTCAACAGCTTTTTAATCAGTATAACATAAGAGGCTCCCTCCACTCTCTTCCTATAAAAGAACCGTTTTCTGGAAACAATGTGTGGAGAGGTCTGGTTGACATTAAAAATAAGTAATGATATAAAAAGAATGGAATGGCACTCAATGATGGAGAGTGCTAACATTTTCGATAATGGGAAGGAGCATTTCTAATGGAAAAAAAGCAGTTTCAAGCGGAATCCAAGCGGCTCTTGGAAATGATGATCAATTCCATTTATACGCAAAAAGAAATTTTCCTCAGAGAATTAATTTCCAATGCCAGCGACGCAATTGACAAAATCTATTACAAAGCTTTGACTGACGACAGTCTGGTTTTTGACAAAGACAATTATTTCATTAAAGTGATTCCTAATAAGGAAAACCGCACGCTGACGATCACCGATACGGGTATCGGGATGTCCAAGGAGGACCTTGAAAGTCATCTGGGCGTCATCGCCAAGAGCGGGTCCCTCGCGTTTAAGAAAGAAAACGAAGCCAAAGACGGTCACAACATTATCGGCCAGTTCGGCGTAGGCTTCTATTCAGCGTTCATGGTTGCCGATGTCGTGACCGTGATCAGTAAGGCTCTAGGCAGCGATACTGCGTACAAATGGGAGTCCACAGGTGCGGACGGGTATACAATCGAGCCTACTCACAAAGATTCGGTAGGTACAGAAATCATCCTGAAAATCAAAGAGAATACTGAGGATGAAAGCTATGATGAGTATCTGGAGGAATATCGCCTCAAATCAATCATCAAGAAGTATTCCGACTTCATTCGCTACCCCATTAAGATGGACGTATCCGGTAAGCGCCTGAAGGAAGGCAGCGAAAACGAATTCGAGGATTACCAAGAGGAACAGCATATTAACAGCATGATTCCGATCTGGAGAAAAAATAAGAGCGAGCTGACGCCTGAGGATTACGAGAAGTTCTATCATGAGAAGCATTATGGCTTCGACAAGCCGCTCAAGCATATTCACGTTAGCGCCGACGGTGCGGTCGTGTATCAAGCGATTCTGTTCATCCCTGAGAACATCCCGTTTGATTACTACTCCAAAGAATTTGAAAAAGGCTTGGAGTTGTATGCGAACGGCGTCCTTATCATGAACAAGTGCGCAGACCTGTTGCCCGACTACTTCAGCTTCGTCAAAGGTATGGTCGATTCCGAGAGCTTGTCCTTGAACATTTCCAGGGAAATGCTGCAGCATGACCGCCAGCTGAAGATGATCGCCAAGAACATCGAGAGCAAGATCAAGAGCCAGCTGCAATCGATGCTGAAGAATGAAAGAGAGAAGTACGAGCAGTTCTACAACGCTTTTGGCCGACAACTGAAATTCGGCGTCTACAGCGATTACGGCTCACACAAGGATGTGCTGCAGGATCTGCTGATGTTCTACTCCTCCAAAGAGAAGAAGCTCGTAACACTTGAAGATTACGTATCAAGAATGCCTGAAGATCAAAAGTACATCTACTATGCAACCGGCGAATCGAACGAGCGGATCGAAAAACTGCCTCAAACTGAGGTTGTCGCAGAAAAAGGCTATGAAATTCTGTACTTCACAGACGATATCGATGAGTTTGCCATCAAAATGCTGATGCAGTACAAAGAAAAAGAATTCCGTTCGGTTTCCAGCGGCGATCTAGGCATCGAATCCGAAGATAAGCAGGAAGAAACGGAAGCTGCCAAGACGGAAAATAAAGAATTGTTCGACTACATGGCTAGCCAATTGTCCGGCAAGGTAAAAACCGTTAAGGCTTCCAAGCGCCTGCGCTCTCATCCGGTCTGCCTCTCCACCGAGGGGGAAGTAACGATCGAGATGGAGAAAGTGTTGAACGCAATGCCGAACAACCCGAATGTCAAAGCCGAGAAAGTGCTTGAAATCAATGTGAATCACGAAGTATTCAGCTCCTTGAAGGACGCCTTCGAAAAAGATAAGGATAAGCTGAACCTGTACACCGCGCTCTTGTACAACCAAGCTCTCCTGATCGAAGGACTGCCGCTGCAGGATCCGGTTGAATTCACTAATGATATTTGCAAAATCATGGTGTAGGTAAATGAAAAACTGCTCCCTAGGGGCAGTTTGAGTATGTTGATAAAGCTGGGTCCGTTACGAGCTTCAGTAGCTTTTCTCCGATTGCTGTTGACATTTTGTTATTTGATTGAAGTCAAAGCTTCTAAGGTGATAACAAAACTGTCAAAGGCAACCGCTACGCTTCTCCGAAAACTACTGAGCTCTTCACTCCCGCTTTCTCAAAAGTCTGACTGCTCCTCTCAGGAGCAGTTTTTTATTTTAAAAGGGATGGTGGAGACAGCCGTCTTCGTATCAGCTGTACAAGAAAGAGCAGTACCGGAATGCAGAATGACACGATGCCCAGGAAAAACATCGAGCTTTCAACCCCCTCCTGTAAATGCTCCGGGAAGCTCCACGCCGATAAGATGGAAACCAGCAGCACCACAGCCCCTACGGGATAAGCAAGTTTCCGTTCCTCTTTGATTTGAAATACATCTGCCGTAATGACCATGGCGGCGTAACAATACATACTCATTTTAAAGAAAACCCCAATAATGAGTGTCAGAACCACAATAGCATCCATCCGCTGCAGAAAATCGGCTACATTCGCCAAGCTTATCGTCGTAAAGAGCGGAAAAATAGATCTCCCGTATATATTTGAACCCAGCGTTGCTATCTCAAGAGCATGCGTCATACTAAGAATGAGACCACTGATAATAATACCGGCTAATCCGCTGATCCTAACTGCTTTCGTTCGATTCAATCGGGGAAATACGGTGGTAAAGCATACTAATTCCGCAAAGGGAAACAAAAATATATTCGGGTAGGCCATCTGCAGAATTGACTTCCAACCCGCTCCATAGATAGGGAGCAAATTTCTGGGTTCGACCACACCTGATAAAAGCAGTGTACAGCCACCGATTAAGCCTAAGCATACCGTGATTATTAAATAGATCTCTCCTAGCCGAAAGAAGACTTCTATGCCTTTGTTTAATACATAGACAACTGCGATGATCATGACTGCATGGATAACAAGCATGGGAGTCTGATCGTAAGCAACCGTAATCAGGAGGTCGCCGGCTTCCCTTAAATTGCGCGAAGCATTATATAGAAAGTAAGCAATGTAGAGGAAGATCATCGGAAAGCCGATATAGGGTCCGACTATTTTACGAATATAACCGCTGAGTATGACATTCGGATATTGGCGAAACAAATAATCATAGACAAGGTAGATGGCAATTCCGCCGGGAAGGGCCGCAAGTATGGACAACCACACTCCTTGTTCAGCCTTTAAGCCGATAGGAACAACCAAAGCTGTACCAAATTCGAATAAGACAATTACCGCAAACAACTGATTGGAGCTAATATTTTTGACATCTGACAAGTCCATCACCTTCACTTTTCTTACCACTAAGCTTAATTAAGCTTATTTTATCCTTGATTTGGCAACCCTATAAGCACTAGAATTTATATTGCAATTGGAGGAATTCCTTTGAGAGTGCTCTCTGCTTATGTTTCGATCTTACTTATCAGCTTGTCGTTTTTGCTGATTACGGACTTGGTAGCTGGCATGAAGCTGTCAACAGCCATTGATATTATGAAACGTGCCTACTTCTCTTCCACAAGGATGGAGGAGTTCATTCTTATCTTCATCCTGCTCTACCCCATAATCAATTATACGGTGAAGAAGGCTTTCTTCCGCAGTAAAAACGGTTCTAGCCAGGACTTCAACGAAGGATCCGGCTAGCTCCCTTATTGTTCAATAAAGTAGGGCTTACTTCTCATCCCCGTCCGTCTAATATAGGCTTCTATAGTCGTCTCAACTTGACAATCGGCAAACACATCTTGCCAATGATCTTTTATTTGCTTCCACTCTTTGGGGTATTGACGCTTCAGCTCTTCACCGAATCCAAAAATATCGCTCTTTTGGCTTTGAGCAACTTGAATGGCTTCCTTCACTTCAACTTCCGTTTCTTTCGCCCATTGGTTCTGAAGATGAACGATAACATCACGTTTGCTAAGATCCATTGGGCAATGGACTTCGTTGACAGTTCCATCTTCCTTGATATGGATGTGAAACATCGGTTTTCCCTGCATCATCGTTATGTTTACCTTCGTTTCGGACCGTATCAGCTCTACCGCGGCCTCTTCCTTACTTTCCTTACATGGAAGATTGACAACAGTGCCCTTCATTTTATTTTGCAGCCATAACGTCCCGCGCGCCTCATTTCCATCCAACCATTTCACTAGTTTCTTATCCTTAAATAAGGCAATACCGTCGATTTGGATATAAGTTGGTAATTTGGAGTTACTCTTATTTGACATCTCACTGCCTTTGGTTATATTTCCTTTCACCCGAATACCGCTTATTGCCGTTTCGCCTTTACTAAGCAATGCTTTTACTACATCTATGATTTTATTATCCAAGCTGTTTCCCCAGATTTCCGAGGATATCTTTTCTCGTTTGACAATGCCTTCAGCCTGGTCCTTTTCCAACGAAGTCAATATCCTAAGCACAGATTCAGCTTCTGTATTTCTCGCTATCAATACATGGGAACTCATGCGTAATTCATGCGATCTCTCAAAAAAATCAAACAGATCGCCAATCCCTTCTTTAGCTAAGGCTTCTCCAATCACTACCTGCTGGGTATGCGCGAAGAATAGCTGCCTGGCCACTTTTTGTGACGTTTTGCGCAGAGCGCCGAACAGGGTGTCGTCAGACTCGGAATAGACCAAGGTGGGAATCCCGCTCCCGCCCCCTTTGTTCCTGTCGAAACAGAGCCAGGGATAATAATCTGAAATGAAACTTGATATTTATCAGAATCCTGCGGCTTATCGATCCCCATTCCGACAACGATCGCTAGATCATCCAGCTCTCTACCATTCAAGCAGCCGCTCATTACAAGCATCAAGCATAGAATCGCCCCAAGTGGGACAAGCTTCTTAAGTTTCATGACGATTCCTCTCCGGCAGGCTCACTTTGAGCTGCAGACGGACTTTCCTGACTGGTCCGGGATACCTTATTCTGACTGATCAACCGGGGACGGGTCGTTAACTTGAATATCGGAAAGCGAAAGAAGGTGTCCTTCTGATCATCGAGTATAAAAGGTCCTAACGGAGCCATATACGGGATTCCAAACGAACGCAGTCCGCACATATGGGCAAGAATCATGATGCTGAGGATGGCAATCCCGTAAAAGCCAAGAAACCCGGCAGCGATAATCATGGGAAACCGAAGTAAACGCACCGCAAGCGCCATGCTGTATGAAGGAGTCGCGAAGCTGGATATGCCTGTTAAGGCAACGACAATGACCATAGATGCTGAGATGATCCCGGCTTCAACTGCCGCTTGCCCCAACACAAGTGCCCCGACAATGGACACCGCTTGACCGATCGCACGTGGCATTCGGATACCGGCCTCCCGCAAAATTTCAAACGTGACTTCCATGATCATCGCCTCGATGAAGGCCGGGAATGGCGTGCTTTCTCGTTGAGCAGCTAGGCTTATTAATAATGACG
This genomic window from Paenibacillus hexagrammi contains:
- a CDS encoding DUF2277 domain-containing protein; the protein is MCRNIKPLFNFAPPATDEEIQAASLQFVRKISGFQQPSKVNEEAFHHAVNEVAAAARTLMDTLITQAEPRNREIEIERARARNLKRFGSKE
- a CDS encoding GerAB/ArcD/ProY family transporter translates to MSDVKNISSNQLFAVIVLFEFGTALVVPIGLKAEQGVWLSILAALPGGIAIYLVYDYLFRQYPNVILSGYIRKIVGPYIGFPMIFLYIAYFLYNASRNLREAGDLLITVAYDQTPMLVIHAVMIIAVVYVLNKGIEVFFRLGEIYLIITVCLGLIGGCTLLLSGVVEPRNLLPIYGAGWKSILQMAYPNIFLFPFAELVCFTTVFPRLNRTKAVRISGLAGIIISGLILSMTHALEIATLGSNIYGRSIFPLFTTISLANVADFLQRMDAIVVLTLIIGVFFKMSMYCYAAMVITADVFQIKEERKLAYPVGAVVLLVSILSAWSFPEHLQEGVESSMFFLGIVSFCIPVLLFLVQLIRRRLSPPSLLK
- the htpG gene encoding molecular chaperone HtpG produces the protein MEKKQFQAESKRLLEMMINSIYTQKEIFLRELISNASDAIDKIYYKALTDDSLVFDKDNYFIKVIPNKENRTLTITDTGIGMSKEDLESHLGVIAKSGSLAFKKENEAKDGHNIIGQFGVGFYSAFMVADVVTVISKALGSDTAYKWESTGADGYTIEPTHKDSVGTEIILKIKENTEDESYDEYLEEYRLKSIIKKYSDFIRYPIKMDVSGKRLKEGSENEFEDYQEEQHINSMIPIWRKNKSELTPEDYEKFYHEKHYGFDKPLKHIHVSADGAVVYQAILFIPENIPFDYYSKEFEKGLELYANGVLIMNKCADLLPDYFSFVKGMVDSESLSLNISREMLQHDRQLKMIAKNIESKIKSQLQSMLKNEREKYEQFYNAFGRQLKFGVYSDYGSHKDVLQDLLMFYSSKEKKLVTLEDYVSRMPEDQKYIYYATGESNERIEKLPQTEVVAEKGYEILYFTDDIDEFAIKMLMQYKEKEFRSVSSGDLGIESEDKQEETEAAKTENKELFDYMASQLSGKVKTVKASKRLRSHPVCLSTEGEVTIEMEKVLNAMPNNPNVKAEKVLEINVNHEVFSSLKDAFEKDKDKLNLYTALLYNQALLIEGLPLQDPVEFTNDICKIMV